The sequence GCTGGCCCAGTGGCCGTGCGACATCGTGCTCAACGGGGTGGTCGGCTCGCTGGGCCTCGCTCCTACGCTGGCCGCGCTGCGCGGTGGTCGTACTCTCGCGTTGGCCAACAAGGAGTCCCTCGTCGCCGGCGGCCCGCTGGTCAGGGCTGCCGTGACGCGGCCGGGGCAGATCGTCCCGGTCGACTCGGAGCACTCGGCGCTGGCGCAGTGCCTGCGCTCCGGGACGCGCGGTGAGGTGCGCCGGTTGATCGTCACGGCCAGCGGTGGCCCGTTCCGGGGGCGGCGGCGCGACGAGTTGACGCAGGTCACACCCGAGCAGGCGCTCGCGCACCCGACCTGGAACATGGGTCCGGTCGTCACGATCAACTCGGCCACCATGGTCAACAAGGCCCTTGAGGTGATCGAGGCGCACGAGCTGTTCGACGTGCCCTACGCCGACATCACAGTGATGGTGCACCCGCAGTCGGTGATCCACTCGATGGTCGAGTTCGTCGACGGGTCGACGATCGCCCAGGCCAGCCCACCGGACATGCGGCTGCCGATCGCGCTCGGCATCGGCTGGCCGGACCGGGTGCCCGAGGCCGCCTCCGCCGTCGACTGGACGGCCGCGCACACCTGGGAGTTCGCGCCGCTCGACGACGAGGCGTTCCCGGCCGTCGCCCTGGCCAAGGCCGCCGGGGAGACCGGGCGCTGCCGACCGGCGATCTACAACGCGGCGAACGAAGAGTGCGTGGCCGCGTTCGTGGCGGGCCGGCTGCCGTTCCTCGGCATCGTCGACACCCTCGAACGGGTGTTGGAGGAGGCTCCGGACTTCGACGAACCAGGTACCGTCGAGGACGTGCTCGCGGCCGAGTCGTGGGCACGCACGCACGCGCAGGAGATCATCGCGGGTTCGGTGGAAGGAGCTTGATGTCGTACCTGCTCGGGGTGGTCCTCTTCGCCCTGGCCATTCTCATCTCGGTGAGTCTGCACGAGGCGGGTCACCTGCTGACCGCCAAGATGTTCGGGATGAAGGTCACCAAGTACTTCGTCGGTTTCGGCCCCACCATCTGGTCGTTCCGGCGGGGTGAGACCGAGTACGGCCTCAAGGGCATTCCCCTCGGCGGTTTCTGCAAGATCGTCGGGATGACGCCGCAGGACGACGACGTCGAGCCGGGCGACGAGTCACGCGTGATGTGGCGCTACCCGGTCTGGAAGCGGACGATCGTGATGGCCGCCGGGTCGATCACGCACTTCGCGCTCGCCCTGGTCACGATCTGGATCCTCGCCGTCTCCGCCGGCCTGCCCAACCCCGACTTCCCGACCACGGACGCGCAGGCCCGCCAGGAGCCGGCCGTCATCCAGCTCAGTGAGTGCGTGGTCCCGGAGAACGCGGTGCGGGCGTGCACCCCCGCCGACGCGGCCAGCCCGGCCGCCCAGGGGCAACTGCGCAACGGGGACCGGATCACCTCGGTCAACGGCACCCCGATCAACTCCTACGGCGACCTGCTCACCACGCTGCGCGGGCTCAAGCCGGGCGACACCGCACAGATCGCGTACGTCCGCGACGGGCAGTCGGCCACCACCAGCACGGTGCTCGCGCAGACCCAGCGTCCGCCGCTGAACGACCCCAACGGCGCCGCCGCGCCGGTCGCCGCGCTCGGCGTCGGGCTCGTCCCGAGCACCCCGACCCGTGTGACGTACGGCCCGGTCGGCGCCTTCGGCGCCACCGCCGACTTCACCGGTCAGCTGGCCGTCGGCACCGCCCAGGCGCTCCAGCGCCTCCCGCAGAAGGTCCCCGCCCTGTGGACCGCCCTGACCGGCGGCGAGCGGGACGTCGACACCCCGATCAGCGTCGTCGGCGCCAGCCGGCTCGGCGGCGAGGCGGTGGAGAACAACGCCTGGCTGGTCTTCTTCATGCTCTTCGTGTCGCTGAACTTCTTCATCGGCGTGTTCAACCTGCTGCCGCTGCTCCCGGTGGACGGCGGCCACATCGCCATCGCCTGGTTCGAACGGGCCCGCTCCTGGGTCTACGCGCGGATCGGCCGGACCGACCCAGGCCGGGTGGACTACCTCAAACTGATGCCCTTCACGTACGTGGTGATCCTGATCGGCGGCGCGTTCACGCTGCTGACCATCGCCGCGGACGTCGTCAACCCCATCACGCTCTTCTCAAGGTGAGTGCCTGAAGTGACAGCTATCAGTCTCGGTATGCCAGCCGTGCCGCCCCCGCCGCTCGCTCCCCGTCGGGCCAGCCGCCAGATCATGGTCGGTTCGGTCCCGGTGGGTGGTGGTGCGCCGGTGTCGGTGCAGTCGATGACCACGACCCTCACCTCCGACATCAACGCGACCCTCCAGCAGATCGCCGAGCTGACCGCGTCCGGTTGCCAGATCGTGCGGGTGGCGGTGCCGTCCCAGGACGACGTCGAGGCGCTGCCCGCGATCGCCAAGAAGTCGCAGATCCCGGTGATCGCCGACATCCACTTCCAGCCCAAGTACGTCTTCGCCGCGATCGACGCCGGCTGCGCGGCGGTCCGGGTCAACCCGGGCAACATCCGGCAGTTCGACGACAAGGTCAAGGAGATCGCTCGGGCCGCCGGGGCGGCGGGGGTGCCGATCCGGATCGGCGTCAACGCCGGGTCGCTGGACAAGCGCCTGCTGAGCAAGTACGGCAAGGCCACCGCCGAAGCGCTGGTCGAGTCGGCGCTGTGGGAGTGCTCGCTCTTCGAGGAGCACGGCTTCCGTGACATCAAGATCTCGGTCAAGCACAACGACCCGGTCGTGATGATCCGGGCGTACCGGCAGCTCGCCGAGCAGTGCGACTACCCGCTGCACCTCGGCGTCACCGAGGCCGGGCCGGCGTTCCAGGGCACCATCAAGTCGGCTGTCGCGTTCGGCGCGCTGCTGGCCGAGGGGATCGGCGACACGATCCGGGTGTCGCTGTCCGCCCCGCCGGTCGAGGAGATCAAGGTCGGCAACCAGATCCTGGAGTCCCTCGGTCTGCGCGAGCGGGGCCTGGAGATCGTC comes from Micromonospora vinacea and encodes:
- the dxr gene encoding 1-deoxy-D-xylulose-5-phosphate reductoisomerase, with the protein product MTSPRDLVLLGSTGSIGTQAIDIVRRNPDRFRVVAVGAGGGNVELLAAQALELGVEAVGVAKASAAQDLQLAFYAEASRRGWATGDFKLPKIVAGPDAMTELAQWPCDIVLNGVVGSLGLAPTLAALRGGRTLALANKESLVAGGPLVRAAVTRPGQIVPVDSEHSALAQCLRSGTRGEVRRLIVTASGGPFRGRRRDELTQVTPEQALAHPTWNMGPVVTINSATMVNKALEVIEAHELFDVPYADITVMVHPQSVIHSMVEFVDGSTIAQASPPDMRLPIALGIGWPDRVPEAASAVDWTAAHTWEFAPLDDEAFPAVALAKAAGETGRCRPAIYNAANEECVAAFVAGRLPFLGIVDTLERVLEEAPDFDEPGTVEDVLAAESWARTHAQEIIAGSVEGA
- a CDS encoding M50 family metallopeptidase codes for the protein MSYLLGVVLFALAILISVSLHEAGHLLTAKMFGMKVTKYFVGFGPTIWSFRRGETEYGLKGIPLGGFCKIVGMTPQDDDVEPGDESRVMWRYPVWKRTIVMAAGSITHFALALVTIWILAVSAGLPNPDFPTTDAQARQEPAVIQLSECVVPENAVRACTPADAASPAAQGQLRNGDRITSVNGTPINSYGDLLTTLRGLKPGDTAQIAYVRDGQSATTSTVLAQTQRPPLNDPNGAAAPVAALGVGLVPSTPTRVTYGPVGAFGATADFTGQLAVGTAQALQRLPQKVPALWTALTGGERDVDTPISVVGASRLGGEAVENNAWLVFFMLFVSLNFFIGVFNLLPLLPVDGGHIAIAWFERARSWVYARIGRTDPGRVDYLKLMPFTYVVILIGGAFTLLTIAADVVNPITLFSR
- the ispG gene encoding flavodoxin-dependent (E)-4-hydroxy-3-methylbut-2-enyl-diphosphate synthase; the encoded protein is MTAISLGMPAVPPPPLAPRRASRQIMVGSVPVGGGAPVSVQSMTTTLTSDINATLQQIAELTASGCQIVRVAVPSQDDVEALPAIAKKSQIPVIADIHFQPKYVFAAIDAGCAAVRVNPGNIRQFDDKVKEIARAAGAAGVPIRIGVNAGSLDKRLLSKYGKATAEALVESALWECSLFEEHGFRDIKISVKHNDPVVMIRAYRQLAEQCDYPLHLGVTEAGPAFQGTIKSAVAFGALLAEGIGDTIRVSLSAPPVEEIKVGNQILESLGLRERGLEIVSCPSCGRAQVDVYKLAEEVTAGLEGLPVPLRVAVMGCVVNGPGEAREADLGVASGNGKGQIFVKGQVVKTVPEAQIVETLIEEALRIADEMGAELPEELRGLVTGPTVTVH